GTACGCTCGGCCGGGTTGTCCAGCGAGCCGGTGCGCCGCTTCAGCTGGTCCTGGAACAGCGTCTCGCGCAGCTCCGCCGCACGCCGCTTCAGGTCCTCCGCGGACAGTTCCTTCAGTTCCTTCGCAGTCGCCATTTCAGTCTCCACATGCGCGCGGGAGCCTTCCCGTGAGGGCCGGCCCCCGCCGCTCGGTGCCTAC
The nucleotide sequence above comes from Pyxidicoccus xibeiensis. Encoded proteins:
- the rpmC gene encoding 50S ribosomal protein L29 produces the protein METEMATAKELKELSAEDLKRRAAELRETLFQDQLKRRTGSLDNPAERTQHRRDLARVLTVLTQKVSAAKQG